In a genomic window of Carassius gibelio isolate Cgi1373 ecotype wild population from Czech Republic chromosome A3, carGib1.2-hapl.c, whole genome shotgun sequence:
- the LOC127948985 gene encoding probable mitochondrial glutathione transporter SLC25A39 isoform X2 translates to MGEGPSAAITPVQQMLASGTGAVLTSLFVTPLDVVKIRLQAQQTSLYQALGPESRPWAGVIRPSKWKCFLYCNGLMEHVYVCQNMSSCSSWYKTPTHFSGTVDAFVKITRNEGLRSLWSGLPPTLVMAVPATVIYFTCYDQLRDFLRYSMGYQGDYIPLIAGGLARLGAVSVISPLELVRTKMQSRKLPYSELMVCIRSAVAQDGWLSLWRGWGPTVLRDVPFSALYWFNYELVKAQLCEQYRAPQTSFSISFTAGAVSGAIAAILTLPFDVVKTRKQIQLGEMEALGVSVKKPSSTWNMMRNIWIDMGYRGLFAGFLPRVIKVAPACAVMISTYEFGKTFFQERNLNRARCGL, encoded by the exons tcACACCACTGGATGTAGTGAAGATCAGACTTCAAGCCCAGCAAACTTCCCTCTATCAAG cCCTAGGACCAGAGTCAAGGCCCTGGGCTGGGGTCATCCGCCCTTCAAAAT GGAAATGCTTCCTCTATTGTAACGGGCTGATGGAGCACGTCTATGTGTGTCAGAATATGTCAAGCTGCTCCAGCTGGTATAAAACCCCTACCCACTTCAGCGGGACCGTG GATGCATTTGTAAAGATTACTCGTAATGAGGGGCTCAGGTCTCTGTGGAGCGGACTTCCTCCCACACT GGTGATGGCGGTTCCTGCCACAGTCATCTATTTCACCTGTTATGACCAGCTGCGAGACTTCCTGCGCTACAGCATGGGCTATCAGGGGGACTATATCCCCCTCATAGCGGGAGGGTTAGCAAGAT TGGGAGCGGTGTCTGTGATCAGCCCTCTGGAGTTAGTTCGGACTAAGATGCAGTCCCGCAAGCTCCCGTACAGCGAGCTGATGGTGTGTATCCGCTCGGCTGTGGCTCAGGACGGCTGGTTATCTCTTTGGAGAGGCTGGGGACCCACTGTTCTTCGGGACGTGCCCTTTTCCG CCCTGTACTGGTTTAACTATGAGCTAGTGAAGGCACAGCTGTGTGAGCAGTACAGGGCACCACAGACCTCATTCAGCATCAGTTTTACAGCAGGGGCCGTCTCAGGAGCA atTGCTGCAATTCTGACCCTGCCATTTGATGTGGTGAAAACACGCAAGCAAATCCAGTTAGGAGAAATGGAGGCTCTTGGAG TCTCTGTGAAGAAACCATCCTCCACATGGAACATGATGAGGAATATCTGGATTGACATGGGATACAGGGGTTTGTTTGCAG GTTTTCTTCCAAGAGTGATCAAAGTTGCTCCCGCCTGTGCTGTCATGATCAGCACTTATGAGTTCGGGAAGACTTTCTTTCAGGAGCGTAATCTGAATCGGGCCAGATGTGGACTTTGA
- the LOC127948985 gene encoding probable mitochondrial glutathione transporter SLC25A39 isoform X1, with protein MGEGPSAAITPVQQMLASGTGAVLTSLFVTPLDVVKIRLQAQQTSLYQALGPESRPWAGVIRPSKWKCFLYCNGLMEHVYVCQNMSSCSSWYKTPTHFSGTVDAFVKITRNEGLRSLWSGLPPTLVMAVPATVIYFTCYDQLRDFLRYSMGYQGDYIPLIAGGLARLGAVSVISPLELVRTKMQSRKLPYSELMVCIRSAVAQDGWLSLWRGWGPTVLRDVPFSALYWFNYELVKAQLCEQYRAPQTSFSISFTAGAVSGAIAAILTLPFDVVKTRKQIQLGEMEALGAVSVKKPSSTWNMMRNIWIDMGYRGLFAGFLPRVIKVAPACAVMISTYEFGKTFFQERNLNRARCGL; from the exons tcACACCACTGGATGTAGTGAAGATCAGACTTCAAGCCCAGCAAACTTCCCTCTATCAAG cCCTAGGACCAGAGTCAAGGCCCTGGGCTGGGGTCATCCGCCCTTCAAAAT GGAAATGCTTCCTCTATTGTAACGGGCTGATGGAGCACGTCTATGTGTGTCAGAATATGTCAAGCTGCTCCAGCTGGTATAAAACCCCTACCCACTTCAGCGGGACCGTG GATGCATTTGTAAAGATTACTCGTAATGAGGGGCTCAGGTCTCTGTGGAGCGGACTTCCTCCCACACT GGTGATGGCGGTTCCTGCCACAGTCATCTATTTCACCTGTTATGACCAGCTGCGAGACTTCCTGCGCTACAGCATGGGCTATCAGGGGGACTATATCCCCCTCATAGCGGGAGGGTTAGCAAGAT TGGGAGCGGTGTCTGTGATCAGCCCTCTGGAGTTAGTTCGGACTAAGATGCAGTCCCGCAAGCTCCCGTACAGCGAGCTGATGGTGTGTATCCGCTCGGCTGTGGCTCAGGACGGCTGGTTATCTCTTTGGAGAGGCTGGGGACCCACTGTTCTTCGGGACGTGCCCTTTTCCG CCCTGTACTGGTTTAACTATGAGCTAGTGAAGGCACAGCTGTGTGAGCAGTACAGGGCACCACAGACCTCATTCAGCATCAGTTTTACAGCAGGGGCCGTCTCAGGAGCA atTGCTGCAATTCTGACCCTGCCATTTGATGTGGTGAAAACACGCAAGCAAATCCAGTTAGGAGAAATGGAGGCTCTTGGAG CAGTCTCTGTGAAGAAACCATCCTCCACATGGAACATGATGAGGAATATCTGGATTGACATGGGATACAGGGGTTTGTTTGCAG GTTTTCTTCCAAGAGTGATCAAAGTTGCTCCCGCCTGTGCTGTCATGATCAGCACTTATGAGTTCGGGAAGACTTTCTTTCAGGAGCGTAATCTGAATCGGGCCAGATGTGGACTTTGA
- the LOC127948978 gene encoding 60S ribosomal protein L3, whose translation MSHRKFSAPRHGSLGFLPRKRCKRHRGKVKSFPKDDPSKPVHLTAFLGYKAGMTHIVREVDRPGSKVNKKEVVEAVTVVETPPMIVVGVVGYVMTPRGLRSFKTIFAEHISDECKRRFYKNWYKSKKKAFTKYCKRWQDEEGKKQLEKDFASMKKYCQIIRIIAHTQMRLLPLRQKKSHLMEIQLNGGSIADKVDWAREKLEQAIPIVNVFGQDEMIDVIGVTKGHGYKGVTSRWHTKKLPRKTHRGLRKVACIGAWHPARVAFSVARAGQKGYHHRTEINKKIYKIGAGYHTKDGKVVMNNASTEYDLSNKSINPLGGFVHYGQVTNDFVMLKGCVVGTRKRVLTLRKSLLVQTSRRAQEKIDLKFIDTTSKFGHGRFQTIEEKKSFMGPLKKDRLAKETS comes from the exons ATG TCTCACCGTAAATTTTCGGCCCCACGCCACGGCTCTCTGGGCTTCCTGCCCCGCAAGAGGTGCAAACGCCATCGTGGCAAGGTGAAGAGTTTCCCTAAAGATGATCCCAGCAAGCCCGTTCACCTGACTGCTTTCCTTGGCTACAAGGCTGGCATGACCCACATTGTCCGTGAGGTTGACAGACCTGGCTCAA AGGTCAACAAAAAGGAGGTGGTTGAGGCCGTGACTGTTGTGGAGACTCCTCCCATGATTGTGGTGGGTGTTGTTGGTTACGTCATGACTCCTCGTGGCCTGCGCTCTTTCAAGACCATCTTTGCTGAGCACATTAGTGATGAGTGCAAGCGTCGCTTCTATAAGAACTG GTACAAATCCAAGAAGAAGGCTTTTACCAAGTACTGCAAGAGGTGGCAAGATGAAGAGGGCAAGAAGCAGCTGGAGAAAGACTTTGCCTCCATGAAGAAGTACTGCCAGATCATTCGCATCATTGCCCACACGCAG ATGCGCCTGCTGCCCCTCAGACAAAAGAAGTCTCACTTGATGGAGATTCAGCTGAATGGAGGCTCTATTGCTGATAAGGTTGACTGGGCCAGAGAGAAGCTTGAGCAGGCCATTCCCATCGTTAACGTCTTTGGTCAGGATGAGATGATTGACGTTATTGGTGTTACCAAGGGTCATGGGTACAAGG GTGTGACAAGCCGTTGGCACACAAAGAAGCTGCCCCGTAAGACCCATCGTGGTCTGCGTAAGGTGGCCTGTATTGGAGCCTGGCATCCTGCTCGTGTGGCTTTCTCTGTGGCTCGTGCTGGTCAGAAGGGCTACCACCACCGCACTGAGATCAACAAGAAG ATCTACAAGATTGGTGCTGGCTATCACACAAAGGATGGAAAAGTAGTTATGAACAATGCCTCTACTGAATACGATCTGTCCAACAAGAGCATCAACCCCCTG GGTGGCTTTGTACACTATGGTCAAGTGACCAACGACTTCGTCATGCTGAAAGGCTGTGTGGTCGGAACCAGGAAGAGGGTTTTGACTCTACGCAAATCTCTTCTGGTCCAGACCAGTCGCCGTGCCCAGGAGAAGATCGACCTCAAATTCATCGACACCACATCCAAATTCGGTCACGGACGTTTCCAGACCATCGAGGAAAAGAAAAGCTTCATG GGGCCCCTCAAGAAAGACCGCCTTGCCAAGGAGACTTCATAA